The stretch of DNA GACCATGTCCCTGTAGCTCCTAATCGTTCACTGCCCCATGCAGAAGCAATAACCCAACCTCCATCTTTACTTTTTATTAAATCATTGACCCCATGAATTTGCTGTGTATTGGGACTTTGATATACCCATACACTATTCCCTAGACTGTCTATTTTTTCTAGCTTGCTCTTTATACTATAATTCATTTGAGTACCGCTAACCAAATCATCTTGCATATAGCCAATAACTACACTTCCATCTCCATCTCTATAAAGACAAGGAATACGCTCAGCTGTTATAACATCATTTCTGTTGATTTTCCATTCTAATACTCTATTACTATTTAATTTAATAATACTTATTTCACCCGATCCTGCAGGTTCACGAACTGTACTCGCAATTAAATAACCACTATCTTGTGTTACGATAGCATCATCTGGACGAAAAAAGTCGCCCATTAAATATGAATTATAAAATGTTTTTGACCATAAAGTATCTCCGTTTAAATCATACTTTAATAGCCCCCCCCTAAAAACTGTATCAATGTTATATGTTGAAACAATTAAATTGCCATCAAAATCTGTCCTCAGAGAAGGTGCCCAAGATTCAAAATTTGCATACACTTTATAGAATAGCAAATTGCCCATGGTATCATATTTTGTAAACAATGTACCAAAATCGCAGTTACTAGCTGTATCCTTTACTCCCCCTGTAATATAATAACAAGAATCTGTTACCTCTAAACTTGTTAAAACTGTATTTCCACAGCCCAATTGAACTCGTTTATTAAAAGTTGTAATCTGCCCAATACTATTATAGCAAAAACAACAACCCAATAGCATATAAATTAATTTCATAAGAAATAAGATAAAAACCTATTTCCACCTAGCGTAGAAATAGGCTATTCATTAAATTATTTTTGTAACACAATTTTAAACACCTTACATGCTTGCCCCTCTGAATATAAAACTGCAAAATAAATTCCTGCTGCCCAATTTTTT from Aureispira anguillae encodes:
- a CDS encoding T9SS type A sorting domain-containing protein, whose protein sequence is MKLIYMLLGCCFCYNSIGQITTFNKRVQLGCGNTVLTSLEVTDSCYYITGGVKDTASNCDFGTLFTKYDTMGNLLFYKVYANFESWAPSLRTDFDGNLIVSTYNIDTVFRGGLLKYDLNGDTLWSKTFYNSYLMGDFFRPDDAIVTQDSGYLIASTVREPAGSGEISIIKLNSNRVLEWKINRNDVITAERIPCLYRDGDGSVVIGYMQDDLVSGTQMNYSIKSKLEKIDSLGNSVWVYQSPNTQQIHGVNDLIKSKDGGWVIASAWGSERLGATGTWSTPIQEAYVYKLDSSRNFLWGTKFHSDALTTANFQKIVALEDSSLVAFGTVVRLYPQPNPIYNIIHGRIVKLSPNGDSIWSREYEYLNTANSEHTIYDAERTPDGGFLICGEANIIGTGVHQQGWLLKLDEEGCLVPGCHLVSGALPTQKPAALNLLLYPNPTTDYLNVHYYNPSPQEDLSFRVLDVQGRLLKEYKTYDQSDKTYILPVYDLEAGVYILELRQEGALIGSEEFLKG